A region from the Triticum urartu cultivar G1812 chromosome 1, Tu2.1, whole genome shotgun sequence genome encodes:
- the LOC125543790 gene encoding gamma-gliadin-like produces the protein MKTLLILTIFAAALTIATANIQVDPSGQVQWPQQQPFPQPQPFSQQPQQVFPQPQQTFPLQPQQVFPQPQQPQQQFPQPQQPQQPFPQPQQPQQPFPQSQQPQQPFPQPQQQFPQPQQPQQSFPQQQQPLIQPYLQQQMNPCKNYLLQQCNPVSLVSSLVSMILPRSDCQVMQQQCCQQLAQIPRQLQCTAIHSVVHAIIMQQEQQGIQILRPLFQLVQGQGIIQPQQPAQYEVIRSLVLRTLPNMCNVYVRPDCSTINAPFASIVAGIGGQ, from the exons ATGAAGACCTTACTCATCCTCACAATCTTTGCAGCGGCTCTAACCATCGCCACCGCCAATATACAGGTCGACCCTAGCGGCCAAGTACAATGGCCACAACAACAACCATTCCCCCAGCCCCAACCATTCTCCCAGCAACCACAACAAGTGTTTCCCCAACCCCAACAAACATTCCCCCTTCAACCACAGCAAGTATTTCCCCAACCACAACAACCACAACAACAATTTCCCCAGCCCCAGCAACCACAACAAC CATTCCCCCAGCCTCAACAACCCCAACAACCATTTCCCCAGTCACAGCAACCACAACAACCTTTTCCCCAGCCCCAACAACAATTCCCGCAGCCCCAACAACCGCAACAATCATTCCCCCAGCAGCAACAACCGTTGATTCAGCCATATCTACAACAACAGATGAACCCCTGCAAGAATTACCTCTTGCAGCAATGCAACCCCGTGTCATTAGTGTCGTCCCTCGTGTCAATGATCTTGCCACGAAGTGATTGCCAGGTGATGCAGCAACAATGTTGCCAACAACTAGCACAGATTCCTCGTCAGCTCCAGTGCACAGCCATCCATAGCGTGGTGCATGCCATCATCATGCAGCAAGAACAACAAGGCATACAGATCCTGCGACCACTGTTTCAGCTTGTCCAGGGACAGGGCATCATCCAACCTCAACAACCAGCTCAATATGAGGTGATCAGGTCATTGGTATTGAGAACCCTTCCAAACATGTGCAACGTGTATGTCCGACCTGACTGCTCCACCATCAACGCACCATTTGCCAGCATAGTTGCCGGCATTGGTGGCCAATGA